GCTGTTGCAACCAAAATGGCCGTAGAAGAGGCGAGCATTTCACTCTTGGTGGTTTTCTCTCCATCGTGCAAATTGTATAAGGAATTTGAAAGGAACGAATAGGTACCCAAGGCCAATGGAATGGAAACAAAGTGTctcttgttcaattcaaatAGTGCCAAATACCTTGCCTGGCCCGGTCTAGCCGCCCCCTTTCTATGCTGAAGAAGCCTTCTCACATGCATACCACCGAGAAACACTGCCGACCAGAAGGTGATCTTGGCAGCCTCTGTTATGGTGTTAACTGGTGTGAATTCACCTTTGCTCACATCCGAATCGTGTAAAATATGAGGCTTAGGAGTAATCAACGAGACATTCCTCGGGCTTGATGGTTCTTCTGACATGTTAAATGGTTGAACTTTCTGATGTTTCTAGCAGTTCCTATGCTCTTATTTATTATCCCCAATTAAACTTTCTCAATTCAGCCTTCAGGTTTTTTACTACACATTTTCTCAGACCCGGTAACTGTGAGAACTGAAGACTGCACAATGCTGAAAACGTAGCCATttagagagaaagaaaatttttttcttagctATTATGTAATCACTGAGGGGACAAGGTAGAAAAGATTTACAAGGATATCTGCTGTTTTAGTTgttcttatcttctttacaAACCTAATCGTCATGTCGCTTTCAGCTCTTCCAGCTCTTCCAGCTCTACCAGCTCTACCGGCAGATTTTGAGGATGAGTTCAAAGCTGTTTCGAAGTTCAGCTCCCCCTTAGAAAGGAACGTGGAACCTGTTGGTCAATACTTCTTAGCTCATGCTACTAGAACATTGCAAGATCGCACATGGTCTGAGTATGAGAAAATCAAGGCAGAAAAGGCTGCACACGAAGAatctgaaaagaaggatgattcggatgaatttgaagacGTTACCgatgaagatcttcttAAGCATGATCCACGTGATTGGAAGACGTGTGACTTATATGC
The sequence above is a segment of the Brettanomyces nanus chromosome 4, complete sequence genome. Coding sequences within it:
- a CDS encoding uncharacterized protein (EggNog:ENOG41), whose translation is MSEEPSSPRNVSLITPKPHILHDSDVSKGEFTPVNTITEAAKITFWSAVFLGGMHVRRLLQHRKGAARPGQARYLALFELNKRHFVSIPLALGTYSFLSNSLYNLHDGEKTTKSEMLASSTAILVATAFKGGMAANKKVGLALGVAGFVGFFKWAGGFIDNYSTNLSYTRSHGLNHDQVSNKDLDEDFANGTYKKQGFWEIMYRRPLSETVQDLGEGRGIGKA